TGTGTGCCCATGCTGTTATGCATGCAAAGATGGATGAATCGGCCGGTTTCACAAGACTCCCATGCTTGCCTTGCCCCTTGATCATGCAGCATGCAGGACCCTCTCAAGGGTATACGTACGAATGTATAGAAGCCGGCGGGAGCGTGGCACCATAAACCAAGTCACGTACAATCGATCGAACTGATCACCGACATACTTGATGCATGGCACGAAGATGCATGCATTGTATATGGTGCCGATTCATGAGCACATTAGATCTACTAGCTAGAATAAAGATCGATAAAAGGGTACCAAACTGTATCTGCTTCCGCAGCGGATAGCGTATGATATATGTCCAAAGCCTCTGAAGATGTAAACACGATGATGAGATGCCATAAATTATATCCTTGTTGTGAACTAGTGTCATTAGAACTATTATCAAATATAATTTTATATTGCCATGTTTGATGTTGCATATTTTGAGAAGTTTTCCACAAACTCGGTCAAAATTGTGAAAGGTAACTCAGCACAATCCCCAAATGTACAAGTATCTAGAAATGGAGTGAGTAGTTCAAACGGGTTCTTGAGGTTTTTTCTACACGAAAAATCAACACGTTTCCTCTCTCAAAATAAACGTTTAACTTTAGTGCTAACTTGTTGTATTTGCTTGGAGTAACAAAGTTTGTGTTTTCATGCTCGGGATCCAAAAATGTTTCATCGGTTTTGTTATTGAGAAGTCGACTAATTTTAGCTACAGATCAGTCGACGTATTTGACCGTTGGATCTTAATCAAACAATAGCATGTGGAAGATGGGAGTGTGGAGATGACTCTCAAATCTCGATCCAGCGGTCATGATACATCAACTCAGATTTAAAGACATTTGCTTTAAAATCAGACGACTGAGAAGTAGCCACACCTAATGtttactccatccgtcccatatcaagtgccgaaatattacatgtatctaaacgcttttttatatatagatgaatccatatttgaacaaatttgagtcacttaatgtgGAACAAGAGATATATTACAATAAATACAACAATATGCTCTAAGCAGAAAGTATAGACATTAAAATCTCACAAAACTAAAATACTGCTCCTCCGATGACCGATCCATAAGTGTCTTCGATccattatggatcggagaaaGTAGTAGTACTCCATGTTTCTTGGCTAAAATAAGTTTTGGACCTCTTTTTTATGATTGTATAGAATATTTTATGTCCTCCATATATAAGTAGGAGTCGTCGGTGCATCCTAAGACACTATAATTATACTCCAATTAGTTAAGTCAAGTTATTGATCATAATTAATTGTCCTAACGTGTCACTCATGAATCTTTCACAAATAGAAACATTAGTTAAGCTTCAAACCCCATTTCCATCGGCTAATGCGGTTTGATTAACCTCCAGTTGTTAGTCGTCTcactttcttctttcttcttccttttgccGTCCCTGCcgtgaaaaataaaaactgcACGTGCTTTCGGACAAAACTTTCTCGCTCACTCACGCAGTCACGCAGTAGGCAGGCATTGTTCGTGGTCGTTCCAAAACAAGAATACTTCCCTTTCACGCCATGGCccatctttaaaaaaaacccaACTCCACTTTCCAGACAGCCAAAATTTCCTCGCCCGCACCATTCTATCCACCATCgctgtcttcttcctcttcttcttccggtCCAGTCCAGACTTCCCAGTTCAAAAATTCCCAGTCTCGCGCTCGAACAACAAACCCTAGACGCAGTGCGGTCcggtccgccgccggcggagctCCCTGACACCCCCTGCCGGATCCGCGCGCGGAACATGCGGGATCTGGGCCCATGGCGACCGGCCCCGATctgacctcctcctcgcccgctgccgccgccgccgcgtcgtcggTGGCAGCCAAGAAGGACCGCCACATCGTCAGTTGGAGCGCTGAGGTGCGTGCCTTGCCTGCGAGTCTTGCTGGGGCTCAGTGTCTCTCGCGGCCGCgcgggattttttttttgcctgcGTTTCGTGGTTTCCCTCCTCGATTTCGGTGGCTAGAAATTCGGGACTTGTCTTCCGTAGCAGTTTTTTCCTCTCCCCTTTCTCGTTCTAAAACAAGAGCAATTTTGCGCATATTTGCACATAATCTATAATCAAACTTCTATTTTCGAATTCTTCGGAACCTAATTCTTCCTTTTCAACAAAATCCCCACCCGCTGTTTGAGCGTGAATCGAATTTCCCATCGATTTATCGTGCCGTGGGCTAATGTTTCGTTTTCCTCCTTTCTGACCACTCTTTGACGATTCTGATGTTATCCTAGGAGAGTAGGAGTGCCTCTGcgatttcttcttctcgatgGTTGAGTTACTTTCTGATGCTTCCACCTTTTTCCCCTTTCCTGTAGGAGGATGACGTGCTTCGTGCTCAAATCGCACACCATGGAACTGATAAGTACGGACTGTTTTCTATCCTCGCTTGCAGTAAGCCTTCTCAAAATTAATCACcactttccttttttcttttggtagCTGGACAATTATAGCCACACAATTCAACGACAAGACTGCCAGGCAGTGCAGGCGAAGGTGTGTACCATTTTTTTCTCGCTGGCTTTATTTCTCGCCTTTTACCATTTTTTTCTAGTAATTTGTCCAATTCCATTTTTCTTAAAAGGTCTAGCAACGCTGGCTTTATATTGTGTTTAAAAAGCAGACTTATAGCCATTTACCCCTTTTTTGATTGGTTGTTGCTGCAGATGGTACAATTACTTGAACACAGAGTGTAAGAAAGGTGGGTGGTCCCGTGAAGAGGACATGCTTTTGTGTGAGGTGAGATATCTTGAAGTGTTTATAGCATTCTAATTATCAGGTCCATGCgtatcaaaaataaataaattatcaGGTCCATGCAGCGAATCTTGAAATTTAGCACTGCTGCATGCCTGTATCAGATGTCCATGATTTCTTTAGTGGCCAAATTCATCTGTCAGGAGCTCTGCCGTTCATTAGAGTGCAGCTAACCTTCGTTATTAGGGTAAGGTTAGGAAGGAAAAAACCCATACAAAGCGACGACAACTACTCGCTAGCAGAGATCACAACCTGCGACATTGGCAAAGTTACCAGCTTAAAAGAATTAAACTCCTTGTGGATAATATGAGCCACTTCCTGGGTTCCTTTCAACTCATTTGAGAAAATGCGGTTTCGTTTTTTTCCAAACATTCCAAATGGTGTAGATGAGGAGGCCATCCATTTCACGCTTCTTCTTTTGAGGGATTCACGCTCTGTCAGCATTCCACCATTGAATGGTGCGAGCTTTCTCAATTTTGGAAACCAGATTTCCATTCCATTGTCTCGCCGTCTCCCAGAGTTTCTTGAGGAATGGGCAGTCCATGCACAGGTGTTGCACTGTTTCCTGCGAAGAGGACCAGAGGATGCAGCAGTCGTTATTCTCCAACCCCTGACTGAAACATTGTTGTCCgttcagatatttttgtggaCCACGGTCCATGCAAAAAATTTGCATGTAGGCTCAGCCATCCCTTTCCAATTTTAGAAGACTCAATAGTCGAGTAGGAGCGAACACACTGAGAAGAATATCTGGTTGAACCTGCAACCTCTCAACAATGTCGGCAAGAGCAACAAACTCCAAAAGGTGCTCAATCGTGGAGATACCCACCAATGCCCCGATCCACTTGTCATTTTGGAGCTCCTGTTTTCTTTCTTAGTGAAAAATAACATCTTAGCTCACAAAAAATTGTGACCATGGAGCTTAACATGTATGCTGATTGGATCCTATCCTTGATTGCATAACCTTCGGAAAAAGGGTGGATTTGTTTTGTGCATTGTAGGGCATATGCTTAATATGTTATTTTGTACTATCTCCGTGTCTCAGTATACGTCCTCTTCTAGATACTGACAACCTGCAAGATGACACTCTGACCATCAACTTCTATGAAATATGTTGCCTGAACTAAAACTAACTATACAGTATGATAGTATATTCCGTGATGGATGTAGTAATATCAACTCAATTTTGTACTGTAGATGTTGATAAGTTCTTATATAAATGTACAAATGTAAAATAATTTGACTTCCACAGATTTAAAATGATCTACATTGTGAtgcagagggagtagatgacAAGATTAGATCAGAGTTTCACCATGAATTGCTTAAGATCTTGTTATAGCATTACTGCTTCTTTAACTAGCCTGCATTGCTTGTGTTCATTGTGCTGCCGTTTTcttgattattattattttgttgctGTAGGGTTCTTACAAATGCAATATAATATATTCTTGGATTTGTCATGCAGGCTCAAAAGCTTCTTGGTAATAAATGGACTGAAATAGCGAAGGTTGTCTCGGGCAGGTGAGTTTCTTTTATCAACGGTTAATGTTTGGTGTAAGGCATGAAcagtaatttttttaaagatattTGTAAGATATCTGACATGTGAATTTTTGGTTTGCGTACAACAGAACTGATAATGCAGTGAAGAATCGTTTTTCTACTCTATGCAAAAGGCGGTCCAAGGATGATGAGTTAGTTGAGGAAAATGGTTCTCTATGTTCCAATGAAAATGCAAAGAGAGTGCTGACACAAACTGGTGACCTCACATCTAGTATACCTGGCTCCTCACTATCTATTAAGCAGATGAGGTATACACAGTACCAGTGGAAGTTGTTGTTTAACTGTGTGAAGCTAGTTACGCATATGACCTGTTCTTTTTCCGTAACCAGGTCTCGCAAGCCAGATTTCAAGGAGAACATGGCACCTAATATGAGGTCATTTGGTCAAGAGAAGAGCATACAGCAACATTCCCGGCAACCACTTGCAAACATTTCTCCAAACAATCAGCATAATGTGAATATTGTGGGAACCCAAAATGATTTTGCTAAAGACTCGACAATGCAATTACATGGCAATGGACAGACTTGTGAGCTTCTTCTCCTAGACTTTGGTCATTTAATCTTATGGCTGGTTATTTGTCAATGTTTAACCTGCTCCATTTTCATAATTTCAGGTGTGAAGAATGAGGgtaattttttgaaaagcaATGACCCAAAATTTGCTACCTTACTGCAGCAAGCTGACTTGCTTTCTTCGCTAGCAACAAAACTGAATACTGAAAATACAAGCCAAAGCATGGATGAAGCCTGGCAGGTATGGCATAAAAAACTTGATTTTCTGAAGTTTTATACCAGGCACATAGGGCTCCACTATTTTAAATAAACTGTTTTATGCTTGACATGTCCAGCAACTACAACATCATTTGGTTAAGAAAGAGGATAATGAGATGTTAGAGAGCAGCATCTCTGGAACAGCTTCCCTGCTAGAGGAGCTTGACGATTTAATTGTAGATCCCTATGAGAATGAAGAGGAGGATGAACGGAAGTCAGTGTAAATAATTAATAAATCCCTCATCCCTTTGGTTAATTTGCAACCTCATTTGTTGACCCCCCATCATTCTTATGAACAGGGAGCAGAATGAACAGACTGATGTGAGCAGTAAACACTCCAATGGTCCTTTGGAAACTAGCATGCAAGTAACATCACAAATGGCTCTTGATATGGAAATTGATATTTGCCCAATAGATAAGAGCACACCAGATAATAGTCTTTGTGGAAACTTCCTATCTAGTACTCCAGGTAACCTATGCTCTTAATCATACTTAGTTACATTCTTTTTCATCCACATTGTACAAAATTAATTGAATTCTTGAAGCTAAAACAGGTGTGGAAATAACAGCATCTGTAAACTTGGGTGAGGCTGCCGAAGACAGTGGACTTTACTGCATGGAATACAGTTCTCCTGCTCATGCAGTTTTACAAGCTAAAGCAGATGCTGAAATACCAGCAGCCAAAATTTTGAGTGAGGCTGCCGAAGGTAGCTGGTCTCAATTTATGGAGTACACGTCTCCTGCTCAGACAGTTGTGCATGCTAAAGCGGATGCAGAAATACCAGTTTCCATAAGCTTGAGTGAGGCTGCCGAGGGTAGCTGGCATCAACGTATGGAATACATGTCCCCTGCGCATACACTTCTGCGAGCTAAAGCAGATGCAGAGATACCAGCATCTGTAAACTCAAGTGAGGCTGCCAAAGATTGCAGTCTTCAGTGTACAGAATACACCTCTCCTGCTCATACAGATTTGCGAGCAGCAGATGTAGAAATATTAGATACTTCTAGCGAGATTGCCCAAGATTGCAGCCTCAAATGTATCAAATTTACCTCCCCTGCTCACACAGCAATCGAAGGTAAAGCAGAAGCAAAAATGCCAGCTTTGGAGAACTGCAGCGAGGTTCCCAAAGATAGCAGCACACAACCAGGCATGGAATTCACCTCTCCTGCTCACACAGTCCCAACATTCCAACGATACACCGATGATGTGCCAACTCCAAAAATTACTGCCAGTGTAAGCTTTCGACTTCTATAACCCGTGATTCCTATTGTTATCTGGCACACAATATGATACCTGAACCGAACACTACTACTTGGTAAAGGTACTCACATTTGCATTTATGGATTTTCCAGGAGAGGAATTTTCTGTTGTCTGTGCTTGGGTTGACCTCACCGGGGTCGAAGCCAGACACTTCTCAGCAGCCTTCTTGTAAAAGGGCCCTTCTTAATAGCCTTTGAAAGGGGTATATATATCTTTTTCATGCAAATACATTTTGCATTTTAGCTTTGCATGGGATCCAACTTCAAGCCTGCCATGCTCCTCAGCATCTATACTTTGGGTCCCCCAGATGTGATTTTTTCTAGGGTAGTTCTCCCTACTCCTATTTGACTGAAGTGTGCCTAGGTCATGTAGTCCTTGTCTAGTATTCCAGTTGTTTGTATAAGGTCTCGATAGtttggtttgtttgttttttgtacATATCGCATTGGCGGTGTTGTAGTAGCATACAGAATTTGAGAAGGGGTGATGGTACCCTTAAGAGTTTACAGCTTGTATTCAAAATATAGAATAAGGTATTCTTTGTGTAATTAACTCTTTGTAACTCTTATAACCGCCGCGGAATATATTGGCTTGGTTTGGTGTGTGATGTAAGTGATGTAATGGACTAATGGACACATGCGCTTGAATGAACAATATGTTTCTTCGGCTGGTTTGGTACTTATCTTTGAGGGCTCTTTGGTCTGCCTGAATCTTACAGGAATTTTACAGGTAAAGTCGCCCACATTTATCAAGGAAAAACAAGATCCAGGTATCCCAAACCTGAAGGCAAATTCTGCTTTGGGAACCAGATTATATGTTCGTTTGCATGAACACAGAAGTGAAGGACATTGTAAATTTCTTCAAAACCACATTTCTGTTTCAAAAAAACATTGAGTTTTCTGCTTCATTATTTCAGAAATCTACCCTGTTCAAGAACTATGGACAGCATCTATTCGTCCTGTTGAAATGCTAAGTCCTGAAACCATGATACAAATTATATGTCGTTTTAAAAGCATAAACTTGATTGTTTGTCAAGAGAAGTTCGGTGTGAATAAGTGTCCTCATCTTTTTTTATAGAAACGCATAAGGAAagcaagtattttttttgagactAGGAAAGCAAATAAAAATAGTAGAAGTCAAACGCAAAGAAGGTCAAACCGGCCCAAGCCCGCTGTCCAGGAGAGGCATGAAACCGTACTGGGCCCTACCAGAAACTGCCAAGCCCAAACTAACGGAATCCGATGAAACGCAGGGAGCCCCCTTCATATCCTCCTAGTTCGTCTTCACTTCCCGCCCGCCGGACCCGAGCACGCAGCAGCGGCTGCAATGGGAGCGTGAGCGGCTTGCGGGAGGAGGACTCCAGGGTCACAAGGTCAGTGAGCTGGGCACTCCGAAGCCTCCTCTATCTCCCATGGTTTCGAGTTCTAACTTTCCGACGTTTTTACTTGGGGACTAAAATCCAGGAGCGGGTTTTGGGGATTTCTCTGGCAGTAACGCCAATGCATGTCTAATCAGGCTTTGCTGCTGCTTTTCTGGAGGTTCGATTTGGGATTTGTTTCTTGAATGGACCCCGTGATTCGATCGATTTCTCGGCTTATGTTTTGCGTTTGACTCTTCTGTGCTGCTGTTTAGATCCTGATCCGGCTGTTCATCCTGCGTCACTGTTCTTAGTTCTGGAGAGATCACGCGCTGCTTGCTCCCGTCCGTGCTTTCCGGGGTTGAACTGCTGTATTCCCGTCGGTTTCTTCGGCATTTTGTTTAAGCGTTTATTTTTTTCGAATTTTATTCTTTTTAATTTGTTCGgcattttgaatttcattGGATTCCTCTCTCGCGCATGATTTTACCACGAGCTCAGCAACCGCCCCCCGCTTGGCTTTGGCTGCATGCAGACTTCCCGAGAAACTTATGgggatttatttttctgcctTCTGTGAGCCCTAATTGCAGTTTcaaatttcagattttgttCTCCCCCGGAACTGTCGcctctcccctctcccccAAATCTTCCGCGGCGCTGTGGGGAGCGGCGATGGACTTCGACTGCGCCTCTCACGGCGGCGGGCAGTGGATGGACGagtcggcgtcgcggcggaggcagcgCCGCCTCTCGTCGCCGTCGCTGAGGGCGTACCTCGCGCCGGCCTtcgacgccgtcgccgccgagggAGGCGGCATCCCGGCGTCCCCCGCTTCGTCCTACTCGTCAGGCGGGCTGGAGCTCGGCTTCGACGCCTCTCTCCTCCGCTACCGCCGCACCTgcttctccgccgcctccgcggaCCTGGAGAGCCGCCGCATCCTCtactcctcgccgccgccgccgccgccgccgctgccgcaggcAAGGGCGGTGTACCCGGTGGCAGATCATGACGTGTTCCTTGCTGGGGGCTACCGCTACGGCCCGAAACGCCAGGTGATTATGCTGCTCTCCAGATCTATGTTTCAGTGACTGAAGTATCCTGCTGATGGGGTCAGGAACTGTTTTTTATCACTTCTAGTAGTGGTTGCATCATTTAGCCTATAGTAGAATAGTAGATTGGTTCACTGATTCTGTGATTGCATAATTCCAGTACTTTCTGCTGTTGATCGAATTACAGAGAAAAGGGACCAGGGGCAGGGGGTATGGGGTGGGATCCGATGTGGAAGTCTAGACACTAGCATGTATTTAATTTAGGGACAAAAACTTGTTTAGATCCTGGTATTGCCAATTAGGGACAAAAACTTGTTTAGATCCTGAGTATTTGTAAGTGACTTTTGTGTTTTGACAATGGGGGTCTTCTGGATGTGATGGTAGTGCCCATGGATATATTGCCAATAGGTCGAGCCACTTTGGTCAACTCCATGGATTGCATCAAATGTGAGGGCCTCCCATACCAACACCAAAGCTTCATCCTCTTCAATAGTATAGTACATTTGTCTTCCTTTCATCGGAAATGGATCAACAAAACCTTCATCATCTTGTGATGGTTCTACATCGTTCATCTCCTCATCTGCCATCATGCTCATGAAAGAAGCATCATCAATTATTCTACAAGTCGAAGTGGCACAATCGAATGAATCAAATAATCATGCCATCATCACATACATAGATAATCATGGCAAATCAAAGcggccttttcttttgaggCATTGAGCCTGGATTAGGGTTTCTCCTTGCCTCCTCAGAGTCACTCTCGAAGCTCTCAAGATTCTCAACTCCAGGAGAAGAGGAGTTGCTTGATTTGCTCTTTTGGTTGGTATCTCCTCATTCCTTGTCCTCCACTTCTCATCATGGACAAGCAAGGCATATGAGTGCTGCAAATAGAATGGCTTTTTCCTGGCTTTTCGTTCTTGATCTCAATTGCTTGAAGAACTTTTGAGCTATATTGATCTGTCAAGATGGAGAAAATATGGCAAGTTAGCAAATCAACAATTAATTAACAGTGTGATAGCAAGTTGAAGATGTAATTATTACCCAATCTGAAGGATTGGCCACACTTGGACTGAGCCGCCCAACCTACTCCAGTGCACACACCCATTTGTTGCATACATCTTGTTTGCCAGACCATCTATTTGTGAGTGaaatttgtgttttttgtcgagggggggggggggtcttCTGTATGCGATGGTCAACTGATTGCCAATATGTTGAGGCACTTTGCTCAACTCCATTGACTGCATCCAGTGTGATGGCCTCCCATGCCAACACAGAATTGTCATCCTCTTCAGTGGTATAGTACATTTGTCTTCCTTTCATCGGAGATGGGTCAACAAAACATTCATCATCTTGTGATGGTTCTACATGGTTCATCTCCTCATCTGCCATCATGCTCATGAAAGAAGCATCATCAAACATTCTATTCTACAAAGAAAAGTGGCACAATCCAATGAAACAAATAATCATGCCATCATCACATACTCAAATAATCATGACAAATCAAAGCGGACTTATCTTTTGAGGCATTGAGCTTGGATTAGGGTTTCTCCTTGACTTCTCAAAGTCACTCGCGAAGCTCTCTAAGATTCTAAACAGGAGTTGCATGAATTGCTCTTTTTTGGTTGGTATCTCCTCGTTCCTTATCCTCCACTTCTCATCATGGACAAACAAAGCATATGAGTGCTGCAAACCGAATGGCTTTTTCCTGGCTTTCCGTTCTTCTATCTCAATTGCTTGAAGCACTTTGGAGTTATATGGACCTGTCAAGAAGGAGAAAATATGGCAAATTAGCAAATCAACAATTAATTAGCAGTGTGATAGCAAGTTGAAGATGCAATTAATTGCCCAATCAGAATGATTGGCAACACTTGGACTGAACCGCCCAACCTGCTCCAATCCAAATGCCCATTTGTTGCATACATCTTGTTTGGCAAACCATCTATTTGTGAGtgaattttgtgtttttttgtcaagggaggggggggggggtcttCTGTATGCAATGGTAGTGCTCAACTGCTCATGGATATTGCCAATATGTTGAGCCACTTTGCTCAACTCATTGGACTACCTCAAGTGTAATGCCCTTCCATGCCAACACAAAAGCTTCATCCGCTTCAGTAGTATAGTACATTTGTCTTCCTTTCATTGCAGATGGATCAACAAAACCTTCATCATCTTCTGATGGTTCTACATCGTTCATCTCCTCATCTGCCATCATGCTCATGAAAGAATCATCATCATACATTCTACAAAGCAGAGAGGCACAATCCAATGAAAGAACCATGCCATCATCACATACACAAATAATCATGACAAATAAAAGCGGtcttttcttttgaagcaTTGAGCTTGGATTAGGGTTTCTCCTTGCCCCCTCAGTGTCCCTCTCGAAGCTCTCAAGATTCTCAACACCAGGAGAAAAGGAGTTGCTTGATTTGCTCCTTTTGGTTGGTATCTCCTCATCTCTTGTCCTCCACTTCTCATCATGGACAAGCAAGGCATATGAGTGCTGCAAACCGAATGGCTTTCCTGGCTTTCTGTTCTTCAATCTCAATTGCTTGAAGAACATTTGAGCTACGTTGATCTGTCAAGATGGAGAAAATATGGCAATTTATTAAATCAACAATCAATTAGCAGTGTAATAGCAAGTTGAATATGTGACTAATTACCCGATTAGAAGGATCGGCAACACTTTGATTGAGCCGCCCAACCTACTCCAGTGCAGACGTCCATTTGTTGCATACATCTTGTCTGGCTGACCATCTATTTGTGAGTGAATTTTGTGTTTTGTCACCGGGGTTCTTCTTCATGAGATGGTAGTGCTCATGGATATTGCTAATATGTTGTGCCAGTTTGCTCAACCACATGGACTGCATCAAGGGTGATGGCCTCCCATGCCAACACCAACGCTTCATCCTCTTCAGTAGTATAGTACATTTGTCATCCTGTCATCTTAGATGGATCAGCAAAACCTTCATCATCTTCTGATGGTTCTACATCGTTTATCTCCTCATCTGCCATCATGCTCATGAAAGAAGCATCATCAATTATTCTACAAGTCGAAGTGGCACAATCGAATGAATCAAATAATCATGCCATCATCACATACACAGATAATCATGGCAAATAAGAGCAGCCTTTTCTTTGACGCATTGAGCTTGCATTAGGGTTTCTCCTTGCCCCCTCAGAGTCACTCTCAATACCAGGAGAAAAGGAGTTAcccttcgatccatattacttgtcaaaatattacatgtatctagacgctttttaaacatagatacatccatatttgggcaatttgagacaagtaatatgggtcggagggaatACTTGATCTGCTCTTTTTGGTTGGTATCTCCTCATTCCTCATTCTCCACTTCACATCATGGACAAGCAAGGCATATGAGTGTTGCAAACAGATTGACTTTCTTCTTCGATCTCAATTGCTCCAACGCAGACGCCATTTGTTGCATACATTTTGTTCGgcaaaacatttatttctgAGTGACTTTTGTGTTTTGTCAACGGGGGGTCTTCTCGATGTGATGGTAGTACTCATGGATACATTACCAATATTTTGAGCCAATGTGCTCAACTTGATGGATTGCATCAAGTGTGGTGGCCTCCCATGCCAACACCAAAGCTTCATCCTCTTCAGTAGTATAGTacgacttgtcttcctttcaTCAGAGATGGATCAACAAAACCTTCATCATCTTGTGATGGTTCTACATCGTTCATCTCCTCATCTGCCATCATGCTCATGAAAGAAGCATGACCAGACATTCTATTCTACAAAGAAATGTGGCACAATCCAATGAAACAAATAATCATGCCATCATCACATACACAAATAATCATGACAAATCAAAGCGGCCTTAGCTTGGATTAGGGTTTCTCCTTGCTTCCTCAAAGTCACTCTCGAAGCTCTCTAAGATTCTCAACACCAAGAGAAGAGGAGTTGCTTGAATTGCTCTTTTTGGTTGGTATCTCCTCATTCCTTGTCGTCCACTTCTCATCATGGACAAGCAAGACATATGAGTGTTGCAAACTGAATGGCTTTTTCCATCATGACATACGCCATCGATGGATCAACATCACATACACAAAAACCATCATGGATCAACGTCACACCCGAGTGAAAAAACCCATTGAGAAGGTGGCATGGGGGTGACCATCgatggccttcttcttcttgtgggTCCCATTTGCGACAGTCGGATTCAGGGGCGTGCGGCCGCTCGGTGCAAACGTCGGCTCGCGCACCTCCGTGTATGCGGGGCCTGGAAGAGGGCTGTGCAGTTGTTGACGCAATGGCGAGAGGCGTTGGCGCGTATGATGGCGTCTGCAATTGTGGCGACAAcgggtggtggaggaggattcccggaggaaggtgatggttCCGACTTGGCGGCCGGAGGGCGGTAGACGAAATGGGGCAGAGCGACATCTTTTGCGGAAGGCTTCCGAGCGACCACT
This is a stretch of genomic DNA from Brachypodium distachyon strain Bd21 chromosome 1, Brachypodium_distachyon_v3.0, whole genome shotgun sequence. It encodes these proteins:
- the LOC100835080 gene encoding transcription factor MYB124 isoform X3, with protein sequence MATGPDLTSSSPAAAAAASSVAAKKDRHIVSWSAEEDDVLRAQIAHHGTDNWTIIATQFNDKTARQCRRRWYNYLNTECKKGGWSREEDMLLCEAQKLLGNKWTEIAKVVSGRTDNAVKNRFSTLCKRRSKDDELVEENGSLCSNENAKRVLTQTGDLTSSIPGSSLSIKQMRSRKPDFKENMAPNMRSFGQEKSIQQHSRQPLANISPNNQHNVNIVGTQNDFAKDSTMQLHGNGQTCVKNEGNFLKSNDPKFATLLQQADLLSSLATKLNTENTSQSMDEAWQQLQHHLVKKEDNEMLESSISGTASLLEELDDLIVDPYENEEEDERKSVEQNEQTDVSSKHSNGPLETSMQVTSQMALDMEIDICPIDKSTPDNSLCGNFLSSTPASVNLGEAAEDSGLYCMEYSSPAHAVLQAKADAEIPAAKILSEAAEGSWSQFMEYTSPAQTVVHAKADAEIPVSISLSEAAEGSWHQRMEYMSPAHTLLRAKADAEIPASVNSSEAAKDCSLQCTEYTSPAHTDLRAADVEILDTSSEIAQDCSLKCIKFTSPAHTAIEGKAEAKMPALENCSEVPKDSSTQPGMEFTSPAHTVPTFQRYTDDVPTPKITASERNFLLSVLGLTSPGSKPDTSQQPSCKRALLNSL
- the LOC100835080 gene encoding transcription factor MYB124 isoform X2, translating into MATGPDLTSSSPAAAAAASSVAAKKDRHIVSWSAEEDDVLRAQIAHHGTDNWTIIATQFNDKTARQCRRRWYNYLNTECKKGGWSREEDMLLCEAQKLLGNKWTEIAKVVSGRTDNAVKNRFSTLCKRRSKDDELVEENGSLCSNENAKRVLTQTGDLTSSIPGSSLSIKQMRSRKPDFKENMAPNMRSFGQEKSIQQHSRQPLANISPNNQHNVNIVGTQNDFAKDSTMQLHGNGQTCVKNEGNFLKSNDPKFATLLQQADLLSSLATKLNTENTSQSMDEAWQQLQHHLVKKEDNEMLESSISGTASLLEELDDLIVDPYENEEEDERKEQNEQTDVSSKHSNGPLETSMQVTSQMALDMEIDICPIDKSTPDNSLCGNFLSSTPGVEITASVNLGEAAEDSGLYCMEYSSPAHAVLQAKADAEIPAAKILSEAAEGSWSQFMEYTSPAQTVVHAKADAEIPVSISLSEAAEGSWHQRMEYMSPAHTLLRAKADAEIPASVNSSEAAKDCSLQCTEYTSPAHTDLRAADVEILDTSSEIAQDCSLKCIKFTSPAHTAIEGKAEAKMPALENCSEVPKDSSTQPGMEFTSPAHTVPTFQRYTDDVPTPKITASERNFLLSVLGLTSPGSKPDTSQQPSCKRALLNSL
- the LOC100835080 gene encoding transcription factor MYB124 isoform X1; translated protein: MATGPDLTSSSPAAAAAASSVAAKKDRHIVSWSAEEDDVLRAQIAHHGTDNWTIIATQFNDKTARQCRRRWYNYLNTECKKGGWSREEDMLLCEAQKLLGNKWTEIAKVVSGRTDNAVKNRFSTLCKRRSKDDELVEENGSLCSNENAKRVLTQTGDLTSSIPGSSLSIKQMRSRKPDFKENMAPNMRSFGQEKSIQQHSRQPLANISPNNQHNVNIVGTQNDFAKDSTMQLHGNGQTCVKNEGNFLKSNDPKFATLLQQADLLSSLATKLNTENTSQSMDEAWQQLQHHLVKKEDNEMLESSISGTASLLEELDDLIVDPYENEEEDERKSVEQNEQTDVSSKHSNGPLETSMQVTSQMALDMEIDICPIDKSTPDNSLCGNFLSSTPGVEITASVNLGEAAEDSGLYCMEYSSPAHAVLQAKADAEIPAAKILSEAAEGSWSQFMEYTSPAQTVVHAKADAEIPVSISLSEAAEGSWHQRMEYMSPAHTLLRAKADAEIPASVNSSEAAKDCSLQCTEYTSPAHTDLRAADVEILDTSSEIAQDCSLKCIKFTSPAHTAIEGKAEAKMPALENCSEVPKDSSTQPGMEFTSPAHTVPTFQRYTDDVPTPKITASERNFLLSVLGLTSPGSKPDTSQQPSCKRALLNSL
- the LOC100827528 gene encoding uncharacterized protein LOC100827528 produces the protein MDFDCASHGGGQWMDESASRRRQRRLSSPSLRAYLAPAFDAVAAEGGGIPASPASSYSSGGLELGFDASLLRYRRTCFSAASADLESRRILYSSPPPPPPPLPQARAVYPVADHDVFLAGGYRYGPKRQAGGLSGAPGFYNFKPQFSSATRPPPVDLRSPDDTAALANKVAAELFSTPEPGAAAPSAQATPQLPAAEKEDDLIAEVLYGQSGRRRLPIFRDICPE